A part of Paraburkholderia largidicola genomic DNA contains:
- a CDS encoding phosphate/phosphite/phosphonate ABC transporter substrate-binding protein codes for MNKIAALPMYNVSPALAADWHALLTDVLRNVEPRATIVEPDDLHAFWRRPDLLLSQTCGYPYVLGLHDDVQLIATPRFDAPGCEGANYSSVLVTRSDAPFDSIEAFRGTRAAFNSTDSNSGYNALRHTIAPHAKNGRFFGASLETGSHLGSLRAIAENRADVAAIDCITMAFVRDAYPELTGRLREIGYTRSSPGLPLIASTHVAPEQADALRDALDEAVATQPERARRLKLKGFSRLPPEAYESIRQMENEARVANYARLA; via the coding sequence ATGAACAAGATCGCCGCCCTGCCGATGTACAACGTCTCGCCCGCGCTCGCCGCCGACTGGCACGCGCTGCTCACAGACGTACTGCGCAATGTCGAGCCTCGCGCCACGATCGTCGAACCGGACGATCTGCACGCATTCTGGCGGCGCCCCGATTTGCTGCTGTCGCAGACCTGCGGTTATCCCTACGTGCTTGGGCTGCACGACGACGTGCAACTGATCGCGACGCCGCGATTCGATGCGCCCGGCTGCGAAGGCGCGAACTATTCGAGCGTGCTCGTCACGCGTAGCGACGCGCCGTTCGATTCGATCGAAGCGTTTCGAGGCACGCGCGCCGCCTTCAATTCCACCGATTCGAACAGCGGCTACAACGCATTGCGGCACACCATTGCGCCGCATGCGAAAAACGGCCGGTTCTTCGGCGCATCACTGGAGACGGGATCGCATCTCGGCTCGCTGCGCGCGATTGCCGAGAATCGCGCGGACGTGGCCGCGATCGATTGCATCACGATGGCCTTCGTGCGCGACGCGTATCCCGAACTGACGGGCCGCCTGCGAGAAATCGGCTACACGCGCTCATCGCCGGGATTGCCGTTGATTGCGTCGACGCATGTCGCGCCTGAACAGGCCGACGCACTGCGCGACGCGCTCGACGAAGCGGTCGCAACGCAACCCGAACGCGCGCGGCGACTGAAGCTCAAAGGCTTTTCGCGCCTGCCGCCCGAAGCATACGAAAGCATTCGCCAAATGGAAAACGAGGCGCGCGTAGCGAACTACGCGCGCCTCGCATGA
- a CDS encoding transcriptional regulator encodes MNRHIRYKGYEVAPAAQRLPNGLFAANLTIEKATAASGGHAYSFDALDYFFDEEHALAYAFRWGRLWVDSHQ; translated from the coding sequence ATGAACAGACATATCCGCTACAAAGGCTATGAGGTGGCCCCCGCTGCACAGCGCCTGCCCAACGGGCTCTTCGCCGCGAACCTCACCATCGAAAAAGCCACGGCCGCCAGCGGCGGACACGCCTATTCGTTCGACGCGCTCGACTATTTCTTCGACGAAGAACACGCCCTTGCGTATGCGTTCCGTTGGGGCCGCCTGTGGGTCGACAGCCATCAGTAA
- a CDS encoding ferritin-like domain-containing protein — protein MSDTLVTEAEAAHDHALRNWTFDGHARMRVGSDEHKQMFCRMLLETHNPYKPAVIDWPQLPPDALKRITSLPIWDIAVQTEGRASIRVATYAAQVPDPLVREAIEMDAAEEARHKHVLSRLVAAYGIELAPEPEYPAPRDAEWAWMFTGYSECIDSFFSFGLFRSAQLSGYFPEELVETFEPVIQEEARHILFFVNWVAWYRRTMPWWRRPWHSLRVGAIWVKLIWDRVAIAKGIDSNGVAHDSNFLPANSATIGQALSTRQLIELCLQENDQRMAGYDKRLVRPALVPALARLALRLMRK, from the coding sequence ATGTCTGACACCCTGGTAACAGAAGCAGAGGCCGCTCACGATCATGCACTGCGCAACTGGACCTTCGATGGCCACGCACGCATGCGGGTCGGCTCCGACGAACACAAACAGATGTTCTGCCGGATGCTTCTCGAAACGCATAACCCTTACAAACCGGCCGTTATCGACTGGCCGCAGTTGCCGCCCGATGCGTTGAAGCGCATCACGTCCCTACCTATCTGGGACATCGCCGTGCAGACGGAAGGCCGTGCGTCGATTCGCGTCGCCACCTACGCCGCGCAGGTACCAGACCCGCTGGTGCGCGAAGCGATCGAAATGGACGCAGCAGAAGAAGCGCGTCACAAGCACGTTTTGTCGCGCCTGGTCGCCGCCTACGGCATCGAGCTTGCGCCCGAGCCCGAGTATCCCGCGCCCCGCGACGCCGAATGGGCGTGGATGTTCACCGGCTACAGCGAGTGCATCGACAGTTTCTTCTCGTTCGGGCTGTTCCGCTCCGCGCAGCTGTCGGGCTATTTCCCGGAAGAACTCGTCGAAACGTTCGAGCCTGTGATCCAGGAAGAAGCGCGCCACATTCTCTTTTTCGTCAACTGGGTCGCGTGGTATCGCCGCACGATGCCGTGGTGGCGCCGTCCGTGGCATTCGCTGCGCGTCGGCGCGATCTGGGTCAAGCTGATCTGGGACCGCGTCGCGATTGCGAAGGGCATCGACTCGAACGGTGTCGCGCACGACTCGAACTTCCTGCCCGCCAACAGCGCGACGATCGGCCAGGCACTCTCGACGCGTCAACTGATCGAACTCTGTCTCCAGGAAAACGACCAACGGATGGCCGGATACGACAAACGGCTCGTCCGTCCGGCGCTCGTTCCTGCGCTCGCGCGGCTCGCACTGCGCCTGATGCGCAAGTAG
- a CDS encoding toll/interleukin-1 receptor domain-containing protein, translating into MRPIFISYRREDTEGQAGRLFESLREVFGEHTVFMDVATIEPGADFRRAIETNIDKCAVLLALIGRTWLTVTDREGKRRIDNPSDFVRLETSSALKRDVTVIPVLVQGATMPQEADLPTDIKDLAYRNAFELTHARWDSDVQLLIKALRTHAGDESGDSAPADTPHDRLTSNANGGKKHTRMWTIGGAVAAVALMGAVVMKMSGAGHEAKADTTIVASEPVPTLASAPGNQPGKGDQMVSKKALQRAAHDRGACVRPFVWRQAQPRDKVCVTPETQLRIIAENQAASDNRSPNGGAYGPNTCKNGFVWREAFEGDTVCVTPEARQLTADDNALGARRIVPLPPQ; encoded by the coding sequence ATGCGGCCCATTTTCATCAGTTACCGGCGCGAAGATACGGAAGGCCAGGCAGGTCGCCTGTTCGAATCGCTGCGCGAAGTGTTCGGCGAACACACGGTCTTCATGGACGTCGCCACGATCGAGCCCGGCGCCGACTTTCGCCGCGCGATCGAGACGAACATCGACAAATGCGCGGTGCTGCTCGCGCTGATCGGACGGACCTGGCTCACCGTCACGGATCGCGAAGGCAAACGGCGCATCGACAATCCGAGCGACTTCGTGCGGCTCGAAACGTCATCGGCCCTCAAGCGCGACGTGACCGTGATACCCGTGCTGGTGCAAGGCGCGACGATGCCGCAGGAAGCCGATCTGCCCACCGATATCAAGGACCTCGCGTACCGCAATGCATTCGAGTTGACGCACGCCCGCTGGGACAGCGACGTGCAACTGCTGATCAAGGCGCTGCGCACGCACGCAGGCGACGAATCGGGCGATAGCGCGCCCGCCGACACGCCGCACGACAGACTCACTTCGAACGCGAACGGCGGCAAAAAACACACGCGAATGTGGACGATTGGCGGCGCGGTCGCGGCCGTCGCGCTGATGGGCGCGGTCGTCATGAAGATGTCGGGGGCCGGACACGAGGCCAAAGCGGACACGACCATCGTTGCATCGGAACCCGTTCCGACTCTGGCGAGCGCGCCTGGAAATCAGCCAGGCAAAGGCGATCAGATGGTGTCGAAGAAAGCTTTGCAGCGGGCCGCGCACGATCGCGGCGCATGCGTCAGGCCATTCGTCTGGCGCCAGGCGCAACCTCGCGACAAAGTGTGCGTCACGCCCGAAACGCAACTGCGCATCATCGCCGAAAACCAGGCCGCCTCCGACAACCGCTCGCCGAACGGCGGTGCGTATGGACCGAACACCTGCAAGAACGGCTTCGTCTGGCGCGAAGCCTTCGAAGGCGACACCGTCTGCGTGACGCCCGAAGCCCGTCAGTTGACGGCCGACGACAATGCGCTCGGCGCACGGCGAATCGTGCCGCTGCCGCCGCAGTAA
- a CDS encoding fatty acid desaturase: protein MSFYLDDAQRHALTQRRNSFTWRTEWPTWLLIGAIYGGWFFIASHARGFGLGVAIPLLAVFSAWYMSLQHELLHGHPTRSAFVNGLIGFAPLAVWFPYRVYRDLHLQHHDDPHLTHPEVDPESYFVSREAWRQAGMLTRALLIARNTFVGRLLLGPAFSIAATSTQALRKVARGDWADVPAWIAHCVALAGLVFWLDRQCGIAPWLFIAGVGYPALALSSVRSFQEHRDAELHEQRSVINEAAWYWRLLFLNNNFHLVHHDLPHVPWFALRKVYVASRGQYVERSGGFLVKGYGEWARQYAFGVAVRPVHGELFRGTRLGRPGAAGKTFAGGLQAREVRVSVGAERGASRGGRF from the coding sequence ATGTCTTTCTATCTCGACGACGCACAACGCCACGCGCTCACGCAGCGCCGCAACAGCTTCACATGGCGTACCGAATGGCCGACGTGGCTGCTGATCGGCGCGATCTACGGCGGATGGTTTTTTATCGCGAGTCATGCGCGTGGGTTCGGGCTGGGCGTGGCAATTCCGCTCCTCGCCGTGTTCAGCGCCTGGTATATGTCGCTTCAGCATGAACTGCTGCACGGGCATCCGACGCGCTCGGCGTTCGTCAACGGGCTCATCGGCTTTGCGCCGCTCGCGGTGTGGTTTCCGTATCGAGTCTATCGCGATCTGCATTTGCAGCATCACGATGATCCGCATCTCACGCATCCCGAAGTCGATCCTGAGAGTTATTTCGTCAGCCGTGAGGCGTGGCGGCAGGCTGGAATGCTGACGCGCGCGCTGCTGATCGCGCGGAATACTTTTGTTGGGCGGCTGCTGCTCGGGCCGGCGTTTTCGATTGCTGCGACTTCGACTCAGGCGTTGCGGAAGGTTGCGCGTGGCGATTGGGCTGATGTGCCTGCGTGGATCGCGCATTGTGTGGCGCTTGCCGGGTTGGTGTTCTGGCTTGATCGTCAGTGTGGGATCGCGCCTTGGCTGTTTATTGCAGGGGTCGGGTATCCGGCGCTGGCGTTGAGTTCGGTGCGGTCGTTTCAGGAGCATCGCGATGCGGAATTGCATGAGCAGCGGTCGGTGATCAATGAGGCTGCCTGGTATTGGCGGTTGCTATTTTTGAATAATAATTTTCATCTTGTGCATCATGATTTACCGCATGTGCCGTGGTTTGCTTTGCGCAAGGTTTATGTCGCGTCCCGCGGGCAATATGTCGAGCGGTCGGGCGGGTTTCTGGTTAAGGGGTATGGCGAGTGGGCCAGGCAGTACGCGTTTGGTGTGGCCGTGCGGCCCGTGCATGGGGAGTTGTTTCGCGGTACGCGGTTGGGTCGGCCTGGTGCTGCGGGTAAGACGTTTGCAGGCGGGCTGCAGGCGCGGGAGGTTCGTGTGTCCGTTGGGGCCGAGCGCGGGGCTTCGAGGGGCGGGAGGTTTTGA
- a CDS encoding acetyl/propionyl/methylcrotonyl-CoA carboxylase subunit alpha gives MFNKILIANRGEIACRVAATCKRLGITSVAVYSDADANAKHVAACDEAVHIGGSTAAESYLRVERIIEAAIATGAQAVHPGYGFLSENEDFAHACEKAGIAFIGPPVEAIAAMGSKAAAKALMHSAAVPLVPGYHGDDQNADLLHRQADEIGYPVLLKASAGGGGKGMRVVTRTEEFDAALASCKREAASSFGNDRVLIEKYLTRPRHVEVQVFADKHGGAVYLFDRDCSVQRRHQKVLEEAPAPGLQPHVRRAMGEAAVAAARAVNYVGAGTVEFIMTEGGEFYFMEMNTRLQVEHPVTEMVTGLDLVEWQLRVAANEPLPLAQDQLKIEGHAIEARIYAEHPARGFLPSTGTLKHLRMPEGVEFSIGVGGERAPVRIDSGVREGDTITPFYDPMIAKLIVHGASREEALKRMSQALRGCEVVGPHTNVEFLQRIVASVPFSTGDLDTGLIERHHDALFAPVEKPFIEALALACGALLTREGGVEHGASPWDALSHWRLNGGYTQALNWRDVEKEAAFTVVFSRDGETRTLTHDGRTEPFKWWTGAGKHEYGATIGDAHVTGRVFVDGDTFHVFCRGEALAFEWQNLLAHAADAEHGEGRLTAPMPGKVIAVLVEQGAVVEKGQPLIVMEAMKMEHTIGAPTAGKVAEVLYAVGDQVADGAQLLVLDVE, from the coding sequence ATGTTCAACAAGATCCTGATTGCGAACCGGGGCGAAATTGCCTGCCGCGTCGCCGCGACCTGCAAGCGGCTCGGCATTACGAGCGTCGCGGTCTACTCCGACGCCGACGCGAACGCCAAGCACGTCGCCGCGTGCGACGAAGCCGTGCATATCGGCGGATCGACGGCGGCCGAAAGCTATCTGCGCGTCGAACGCATCATCGAGGCCGCGATCGCGACGGGCGCACAAGCCGTGCACCCCGGCTACGGCTTTTTGTCGGAGAACGAGGATTTCGCGCACGCTTGCGAGAAGGCGGGCATTGCGTTCATCGGGCCGCCCGTCGAAGCGATTGCCGCGATGGGCTCGAAGGCTGCGGCAAAGGCGCTGATGCACTCGGCTGCCGTGCCGCTCGTGCCGGGTTATCACGGCGACGATCAGAACGCCGACCTGCTGCATCGCCAGGCCGATGAGATCGGCTACCCCGTGCTGCTGAAGGCGAGCGCGGGCGGCGGCGGCAAGGGCATGCGCGTGGTGACGCGCACCGAGGAGTTCGACGCCGCGCTGGCATCATGCAAGCGCGAGGCCGCGAGCAGCTTCGGCAACGACCGTGTGCTGATCGAAAAGTATCTGACGCGTCCGCGTCACGTCGAAGTGCAGGTGTTCGCGGACAAGCATGGCGGAGCCGTTTATCTGTTCGACCGCGACTGCTCGGTGCAGCGCCGCCATCAGAAAGTACTCGAAGAAGCGCCCGCGCCCGGTCTTCAACCGCACGTGCGGCGTGCGATGGGCGAGGCCGCTGTCGCGGCGGCGCGCGCGGTGAATTACGTCGGCGCGGGCACGGTCGAATTCATCATGACGGAAGGTGGCGAGTTCTACTTCATGGAGATGAACACGCGTCTGCAGGTCGAGCACCCCGTCACGGAGATGGTGACGGGACTCGATCTCGTCGAATGGCAGTTGCGCGTGGCCGCAAACGAGCCGCTGCCGCTCGCGCAGGATCAACTGAAGATCGAAGGTCATGCGATCGAGGCGCGCATCTATGCCGAGCATCCGGCGCGCGGCTTCCTGCCGTCGACGGGTACGTTGAAGCATCTGCGCATGCCGGAAGGCGTGGAGTTTTCGATCGGCGTGGGCGGCGAGCGTGCACCCGTGCGTATCGACAGCGGCGTGCGCGAGGGCGATACGATCACGCCGTTCTACGATCCGATGATCGCGAAGCTGATCGTGCATGGCGCGAGCCGTGAAGAAGCGTTGAAGCGCATGAGCCAGGCGTTGCGTGGCTGCGAAGTGGTCGGCCCGCATACGAACGTCGAGTTCCTGCAGCGTATCGTCGCGAGCGTGCCGTTTTCGACGGGCGATCTCGATACGGGGTTGATCGAGCGTCATCACGATGCGTTGTTTGCGCCCGTCGAAAAGCCGTTCATCGAAGCGCTGGCGCTCGCTTGTGGTGCGCTGCTGACGCGAGAAGGCGGTGTTGAGCACGGCGCGTCGCCGTGGGATGCACTGTCCCACTGGCGCCTGAACGGTGGCTATACGCAGGCGCTCAACTGGCGCGACGTCGAGAAAGAGGCTGCGTTTACGGTGGTTTTCTCGCGCGACGGTGAGACGCGGACGCTCACGCACGATGGCCGCACCGAGCCGTTCAAGTGGTGGACGGGCGCGGGCAAGCACGAATATGGCGCGACGATCGGCGACGCGCATGTGACGGGCCGCGTGTTTGTCGATGGCGATACGTTCCATGTGTTCTGCCGGGGCGAGGCGCTTGCGTTCGAATGGCAGAACCTGCTTGCGCATGCAGCCGATGCCGAGCATGGCGAAGGCCGTCTCACTGCGCCGATGCCGGGCAAGGTGATCGCCGTGCTGGTCGAGCAGGGCGCAGTGGTGGAGAAAGGGCAGCCGCTGATCGTGATGGAAGCGATGAAAATGGAGCACACGATCGGTGCGCCCACAGCGGGCAAGGTGGCGGAGGTGCTGTATGCAGTCGGCGATCAGGTCGCCGACGGCGCGCAGCTGTTGGTGCTGGACGTCGAATAA
- a CDS encoding NADPH-dependent FMN reductase produces MTRFDQNRRPLVIGIGGTTRAASSTERALGFALRGAEQAGARTRLFGGTFLHSLPHYAPESTQRTDEQIELIEAVRHADALIIATPGYHGGVSGLVKNALDTLEELRADERPYLDGRAVGCIVTAYGWQAAGSVLTSLRSIVHALRGWPTPFGAGINTLETRFESADTCSDPKVVEQLSIVGQQASQFALAFRSHQADGASAASAVPASDADDTRPRRVLALAN; encoded by the coding sequence TTGACCCGTTTCGACCAGAACCGCCGCCCGCTCGTGATCGGCATCGGCGGCACCACGCGCGCTGCATCGTCCACTGAACGCGCGCTCGGCTTTGCGCTGCGCGGCGCCGAACAGGCCGGCGCACGCACGCGTCTGTTTGGCGGCACGTTCCTGCACAGCCTGCCGCACTACGCGCCTGAAAGCACCCAACGCACCGACGAACAGATCGAATTGATCGAGGCCGTCCGTCACGCGGATGCCCTCATCATCGCCACACCCGGTTATCACGGCGGCGTGTCGGGCCTCGTGAAAAATGCGCTCGACACGCTCGAAGAACTGCGTGCCGACGAACGCCCCTATCTCGACGGCCGCGCGGTCGGCTGCATCGTCACTGCGTATGGATGGCAGGCGGCGGGCTCCGTGCTGACCTCGCTGCGCTCGATCGTGCACGCGTTGCGCGGCTGGCCGACGCCGTTCGGCGCAGGCATCAACACGCTCGAAACACGTTTCGAATCCGCGGATACCTGCTCCGATCCGAAGGTAGTCGAACAACTGTCGATAGTCGGCCAGCAGGCCTCGCAATTCGCGCTCGCGTTCCGCTCGCATCAGGCGGACGGCGCATCCGCGGCATCCGCAGTTCCGGCGAGTGACGCCGACGACACGCGCCCCAGGCGCGTTCTCGCACTGGCGAACTGA
- a CDS encoding CDP-diacylglycerol diphosphatase — MIRPRIRRLATLAVALCTSGCALIAAADPNALWNIVDHQCVPAARASGGAGFCTAVNLPGHYAILKDINGNTQYLLIPTDRVAGIESPGVLAADTPDYWADAWAARQYVGSRIGLTFPPNQLGLEINSQFRRTQNQLHIHMDCMQEDIIKDLARYRTVEPGQWHWTKLDGSAYRVMRVLSLTGDNDPFRIVARDRQGSDLMAQQTILVTGAGPKDSDGWLVVNSGLELDDGSGTAEGMLDHACRIGMHQ, encoded by the coding sequence ATGATCCGACCACGCATCAGGCGCCTCGCGACGCTTGCCGTCGCGCTGTGCACGTCCGGCTGTGCGCTCATCGCCGCCGCCGATCCCAACGCGCTCTGGAATATCGTCGACCATCAGTGCGTGCCCGCCGCGCGCGCGTCGGGCGGCGCGGGCTTCTGCACGGCCGTCAATCTGCCCGGACACTACGCGATCCTCAAGGACATCAACGGCAACACGCAATATCTGCTGATTCCGACCGATCGTGTGGCGGGTATCGAAAGCCCGGGCGTGCTCGCCGCCGATACGCCCGACTACTGGGCCGACGCGTGGGCCGCGCGGCAGTACGTCGGCTCGCGCATCGGCCTGACGTTCCCGCCCAATCAGCTAGGTCTCGAGATCAACTCGCAGTTCCGCCGCACGCAGAATCAGCTGCATATCCATATGGACTGCATGCAGGAGGACATCATCAAGGACCTCGCGCGCTATCGCACCGTCGAGCCGGGCCAATGGCACTGGACGAAGCTCGACGGCAGCGCGTACCGCGTGATGCGCGTGCTGTCGCTGACGGGCGACAACGACCCGTTCCGGATCGTCGCGCGCGACCGCCAGGGTAGCGACTTGATGGCGCAGCAGACCATTCTCGTGACGGGCGCGGGGCCGAAAGACAGCGACGGCTGGCTCGTCGTCAACAGTGGGCTGGAACTCGACGACGGCAGCGGCACGGCGGAAGGCATGCTCGATCACGCGTGCAGAATCGGCATGCATCAGTAA
- a CDS encoding glycosyltransferase family 9 protein, which produces MDWKNLLIETPVWLMARFHPSRFNPRRDTPREILVLRPNDFGELLSTTPLFESLRKQFPTTRLIAGIGSWGRPILENNPYIDEIVELDAPWNNKIVADRSHKNVLRFLWKSPQIDALRARGGFDVAIDVLGSYMGALLMMRLGARYRIGVRGYRGGWSGCQAHVVYARRQAGRAALAQGELLGATALPEVRPQLFLTGDERARAAQLWTANAAQGRRTVRLVAGVGAGVPTKAWPAREVGAALAQIAQALEQQGHACEVVIVGSAADQARATEAIAAAGPGVSVRSVAGEAPMRVMFALVEQADVVLTNSTMLMHVAAAFRRPTVAVLGGSITRPEVHDAIWGYPPPYLSVTPEKSADGQRLQDWPDVGRVVQAVLQSVATVDEPRTSLDAAA; this is translated from the coding sequence ATGGACTGGAAAAACCTGCTAATCGAAACGCCCGTCTGGCTGATGGCCCGCTTCCATCCATCGCGTTTCAACCCGCGCCGCGACACGCCACGCGAAATCCTCGTGCTGCGCCCCAACGATTTCGGCGAGCTACTCTCCACCACCCCGCTCTTCGAATCGCTGCGCAAGCAGTTTCCGACGACGCGCCTGATCGCCGGCATCGGCAGCTGGGGCCGCCCGATCCTCGAAAACAACCCCTATATCGACGAAATCGTCGAACTCGACGCGCCCTGGAACAACAAGATCGTCGCGGATCGCTCGCACAAGAACGTCCTGCGCTTCCTGTGGAAATCCCCGCAGATCGACGCGCTGCGCGCGCGTGGCGGTTTCGATGTCGCGATCGATGTGCTCGGCAGTTACATGGGCGCCCTGCTGATGATGCGGCTCGGCGCGCGCTACCGCATCGGCGTGCGCGGCTATCGCGGCGGCTGGAGCGGCTGCCAGGCGCACGTCGTCTACGCGAGACGGCAGGCCGGACGCGCGGCGCTCGCGCAAGGCGAACTGCTCGGCGCGACGGCGCTGCCGGAAGTGCGCCCCCAACTCTTTCTGACGGGCGACGAGCGCGCCCGCGCGGCACAACTCTGGACGGCGAATGCCGCGCAGGGCCGGCGCACGGTGCGCCTCGTCGCCGGCGTCGGTGCCGGCGTACCGACCAAGGCATGGCCCGCGCGGGAGGTGGGCGCGGCACTCGCGCAGATCGCGCAAGCGCTGGAACAGCAAGGCCACGCATGCGAAGTCGTGATCGTCGGCAGCGCGGCGGATCAGGCACGCGCGACCGAGGCCATCGCCGCAGCCGGTCCGGGCGTGTCCGTCCGCTCCGTTGCGGGCGAGGCGCCGATGCGCGTCATGTTCGCACTCGTCGAGCAGGCGGACGTCGTGCTGACGAACTCGACGATGCTGATGCACGTCGCAGCGGCATTCCGTCGTCCAACGGTGGCCGTGCTCGGCGGCAGCATCACGAGACCGGAAGTTCACGACGCGATATGGGGTTATCCGCCGCCCTATCTGAGCGTCACGCCGGAGAAGTCCGCGGACGGACAGCGGTTGCAGGATTGGCCGGACGTCGGACGTGTGGTGCAAGCGGTCTTGCAGTCCGTCGCAACGGTGGACGAGCCGCGCACGAGCCTCGATGCAGCGGCCTGA
- the iaaH gene encoding indoleacetamide hydrolase encodes MQWTVDEQLALTASQAVAAIQSGRLDARDYVATLLARAAALDSLNAFTAIDMEGALAAAKRIDALPPDEKARLPLAGLPVVIKDNINTAGLLTSAGTPALDGFKPKTDAPSVRKLIDAGAIVLGKTNMHELAFGITSANLSPHAGVVRNPYDPSLIAGGSSGGTAVAVAARVAPAGLGSDTGGSTRIPAALTGIAGFRPSVGNGGAERRYHDPQAVVPISHTRDTVGPMARTAADVALLDGVITGDAALPDVPLSTLRIGLPEPLWADLERATEDVARAALTTLEAAGVTFVPVAMPELLQLNEQTGGPIAIHEALDDVRDYLVANDAPVRTVGELAARIASPDVRNIYDVVLAGALAQHYSDAMNIWRPQLQQHYADTFAAGRLDALLFPTTRLVAVPIDEVNGSSVVSIDGAPAIDEMTAYLRNTDPASNAGIPGLSLPAGLTQDGLPVGIELDGPLGSDRRLLAIGIAFEALLGTVPAPTI; translated from the coding sequence ATGCAATGGACCGTCGATGAGCAACTCGCGCTGACCGCATCGCAGGCCGTCGCCGCCATCCAGTCCGGGCGGCTCGACGCGCGCGACTATGTCGCGACCCTGCTCGCGCGCGCCGCCGCGCTCGACAGCCTCAACGCATTCACCGCGATCGACATGGAAGGTGCGCTCGCCGCCGCGAAACGCATCGACGCGCTCCCACCCGACGAAAAAGCCCGGCTTCCGCTCGCGGGCCTGCCCGTCGTCATCAAGGACAACATCAATACGGCGGGTCTGCTGACCTCGGCGGGCACGCCCGCGCTCGACGGCTTCAAGCCGAAGACGGACGCGCCCTCCGTGCGCAAACTGATCGACGCGGGCGCGATCGTGCTCGGCAAGACCAACATGCACGAACTCGCGTTCGGCATCACGAGCGCGAATCTGTCCCCGCATGCGGGCGTCGTGCGCAATCCTTATGACCCGTCGCTGATCGCGGGCGGCTCGTCGGGCGGCACGGCCGTCGCCGTCGCCGCACGCGTGGCGCCCGCCGGCCTGGGGAGCGACACGGGCGGCTCGACGCGCATTCCCGCCGCGCTCACGGGGATTGCGGGCTTCCGCCCGTCGGTGGGCAACGGCGGCGCCGAGCGCCGCTATCACGACCCGCAGGCCGTCGTCCCGATCAGCCACACGCGCGATACCGTCGGGCCGATGGCGCGAACGGCCGCGGACGTTGCGTTGCTAGACGGCGTGATTACCGGCGACGCCGCGCTGCCCGACGTGCCGCTGTCGACGCTGCGCATCGGCTTGCCCGAGCCGCTGTGGGCCGACCTGGAACGCGCGACGGAAGATGTTGCTCGCGCCGCGCTGACGACGCTCGAAGCGGCGGGCGTCACGTTCGTGCCCGTCGCAATGCCCGAACTGCTGCAGTTGAACGAGCAGACGGGCGGCCCGATCGCGATCCACGAAGCGCTCGACGACGTGCGCGACTACCTCGTCGCGAACGATGCGCCCGTCCGGACGGTCGGCGAGCTCGCCGCGCGCATCGCCAGCCCGGACGTGCGCAATATCTACGACGTCGTGCTGGCAGGCGCGCTGGCCCAGCACTATTCGGACGCGATGAATATCTGGCGTCCGCAATTGCAGCAGCACTATGCCGACACGTTCGCGGCAGGGCGTCTCGACGCCCTGCTTTTTCCGACCACGCGCCTCGTCGCCGTGCCGATCGACGAAGTGAACGGCTCGTCCGTCGTGTCGATCGACGGCGCGCCCGCTATCGACGAAATGACCGCCTATCTGCGCAATACCGATCCCGCCAGCAACGCCGGCATTCCGGGCCTCTCGCTGCCCGCGGGCCTGACGCAGGATGGCTTGCCCGTGGGCATCGAACTGGATGGACCGCTTGGCAGCGACCGCCGGCTGCTCGCCATCGGCATTGCATTCGAAGCGCTGCTCGGCACGGTCCCCGCTCCGACTATCTGA